From the genome of Herbiconiux sp. A18JL235:
GTGAGCATGTGGCCGTACCAGCTGCTGACGTTCACCCCGTCGATGACGTGGTCGATGACGACGTACACGCCGAGGCCGCCCTGATCGGTTTCTTGGACCAGTCGGACGACTCCGGCGGCAACAGCGTTCACCGGCGTGCCCTGCCCCGGGGTGAAGTCGACACCCTTGTGGTTGGAGCTCGCGCCAGCCGTTGGGGCGACACGAGGACCGAACCCGTCGCTGATGGGCACACCGACCGGGAATGGCCACTGAACGGCGCTGGTCGGGTTGTTGGTGAAGGTGTCAGCGGTGCGGTATCCGGCGACTGCAGCCTTCTTCTCAGCGATCACCTTCGCCTCGGTGACGGAATACCCGTCTCGGCTGATTGGCTGGCCAGGGGCCGCCGCGACGGTAAGGAGCTCCTGCGGTTGGAGTTCGGTAACTGATGGTGTGGAGGCGAAGGATAGGGACGAGTTAGTGGCCGAAAGCGAGGTGGCTGCGACCAGAAGTGCGGAGAACGACAGCGCCATCAAGGCGCGCACGCTGGGCGCTCGGCGCTTCGTGCGCGCTGGCACGGATGTCGCGGGCGACGGAGTCGCGAGAGGAACTTGGCGCCGAGGCGGTGCCGCGCGTCCTCGTGGTGCAACTGGTGTGATGTCGGCAACCCATGCGGTCGAGACGATTGGAGCCGTGGCCAGAATCTCACCGGAAGTAACGACCTTAAGCGATTCTGATGCCGTGCTGCGGTCTGGGTCCTTGACGCTCCGCGCATCCTCGGGATGGGCGCCTCGTTCCTCGGCTGGTGCCTCTCGGGGCAGCGAGCCTCGGCCCGTTGAGGCCGCTTGCTGTTCTTCTGCGATCCGCTCGAGTTGGCGTGTCTCACGGCGCGTGAGAGCAACCGGAGGTCTCGGTTCGAGAGCGTGGCGGCCGCGCGCGTTCTGGGTTGGTGTTGAAAGTTCTGAGCGCTCTCGTTCACGCAGCGCTCGACGGCTGGGAAGAGCGCCGTCCTGGTCGGGTGTTTGCGTCACAAATCGTGCTTTCGTACTGCACCAGCAACTCACGGACGGCCATATTCGAAGCGTAAAGGCGGGAATTAGCCCGTGCGTG
Proteins encoded in this window:
- a CDS encoding M23 family metallopeptidase produces the protein MRALMALSFSALLVAATSLSATNSSLSFASTPSVTELQPQELLTVAAAPGQPISRDGYSVTEAKVIAEKKAAVAGYRTADTFTNNPTSAVQWPFPVGVPISDGFGPRVAPTAGASSNHKGVDFTPGQGTPVNAVAAGVVRLVQETDQGGLGVYVVIDHVIDGVNVSSWYGHMLTGSPVVTEGQLVVAGQQIGAVGNTGVSTGAHTHLEIHVEDTPVDPFAWISARN